TTTGTGGGTGCTTTTTTTTGTTATAATTATGAGTAAAGCAATACAAATGTGTATTTTATCGATATTTTTAGTCGTTTTGTCGTAAAAAATTATATTTTTGAGATACACAAGTAATTAAAAGCCCCTAAATATATTACTATGAAAAATTCGAACATCCCTATTCATAGGTCGTATTGGTTAGTTGTATTGCTCGCAATTTTCACTTTGCAGGTATCCGTTTCTTCTGCACAAGTAGTGAAAAGTAAGTCTGTAGATACGCCTAATATTGATATTGAAAAATTGCTAGAGCGAAACGATAAAGTACAATATTCTGTAACGTCTGAGTATACGAGTAAGTTAAGCGGTATTCACCATACGTATCTAAGACAACTTATAAATGGTATTGAAGTATGTGGAACTGAATCTAGTATACATAAAAACAAACTAGGTAAAACGGTGATGCTTCATAATAATTTTGTTGGAGATATTGAAACTACGGTAACAAATTCTTCAGTAGACATTTCTCCAGACCAAGCTATTAGCCGAGTTGCTAACCAAATGGGATATGCATTATCTAACCTTCAGCTAAAAGAGAATTTTGGTGGTGCAAATCAAAAGGCATTGTATTCTAAATCTGGGATATCAAAACGAGACATTCCTGTACAACTTATGTATTACTACAGAGAAGGACATGGCACACAATTAGTGTGGGAACTTTCGGTACTTGAATTAGATGACGCAGATTGGTGGAATTTTAGAGTTGATGCAGTTACTGGCTTAATAATAGACAAAGATAACTTCATGGTAAGCTGTAAGAACGATGGCCATACAGATCATGAAGGTCATAATGTAAAAAATTCTAATAATACTATTTCATTTGAGGACCTTTCAGTTTTAACGAATGAATGCGAAGAAGAGAATTTTATGATGATGGGTAGTTACAACGTATTTGCAATGCCTATTGAAACCCCTAATCACGGTGCTAGGACACTTGTTACTAATGCTGAAAATGCAACTGCTTCACCTTTTGGATGGCACAGTAACGGGGCAACATCATTTTCAGATACTAATGGAAACAATGTTATTGCACGAGAAGATAGAGATAATAATAATTCAGGGGGTTTTCAGCCAAGCGAAAACACTGCCAATCAATTAGATTTCGATTTTCCTTTAAACTTGACGTATGTAGATGCTAACGGTCAACGATCTCAAGAAGCTTCGATTACAAATTTATTTTACTGGAATAATATTATTCATGATGTTACGTATCAATACGGATTTGATGAAGTTTCGGGTAATTTTCAATGGAACAATAATGGAAATGGTGGAGCAGAAGTAGATCCAGTGATTGCTGAAGCCCAAGATGGATCAGGTACATGCAATGCAAACTTTGGAACTCCAGCAGATGGCGGTGTACCACTTATGCAAATGTATGTTTGTGGTGATCGTGATGGATCTTTAGACAATGGTGTGGTAATTCATGAATATGGACATGGTATTTCAAACAGACTTACTGGTGGTCCTGGTGTTGCAAATGGCCTTCAGAATATTGAACAAATGGGTGAAGGATGGAGCGACTATTTCGGACTTATGCTTACTATGGAGCCTGGAGATCAGGGTGCAGACCAACGGGGAATAGGTACTTGGTTAACAGGTGAAGATATTACAGGTACTGGAATTAGAACATTTCCGTATAGTACAGATTTCGGAGTTAATTCATTAACCTATGACGATATCAACTCTGAAGCACAACCACATGGTGTTGGAACAGTTTGGGCAAGTATGTTGTGGGACATGACATGGTTAATGATAGACGCACACGGTTATAGCCCAGATTTGTATACCGTTACAGGTGATGAAAATATTGATGCAGGAAACATTCAGGCATTGGCACTTGTAATGGAAGGTCTTAAATTACAGGGATCTAGTCCTGGGTTTGAAGATGGTAGAGATGCAATTCTTGCAGCCGATTTAGCAATTTATAATGGTGTTAACCAATGCTATATTTGGGAAGCATTTGCGAATAGAGGAATGGGAGCAAGCGCAAGCCAAGGTTCAAGTGCTAGTACAACAGATGGTACTCCCGCTTTTGATCTACCTGCAACCATAGGTGGTTTTGAAAATTCTATTGAAAATGCTTGTTTAAATGGAGGTACCTTAACTGGTTTAACAGGTGGCTTTCCTTCTGGAGGTACATATGCTGGACCTGGAGTGACTAATACTGGCGGGAACACCTACAGTTTTAATCCAATTTCAGCAGGAGTTGGTACACATACTATTACGTACACGGTAAACGACTTTTGTAACAATAATAATAGTACCGTTTTTTCTGAAACTATAGCTGTTCAAGATGACGTACTTGCATTAACATGTCCAGCAGATATGACGGTGCAATCTGATACACATGATGTTTGTAGTGCTGTAGTTGTTTTTGAATACCCTAGAGCCGAAGGCGATTTATGTGATAGTTCAAATAACGACTTATCTCAGAATACGGTTTCAACCATTGGTGCAGCATTAGATTGTACAGATGCCCCTTCCGGACATCTTCGAACTTTTAACCTTACAACCGAAGGCGTTTCAAGGGATTATACAATAGACGGTATAGATATTGCCATAAATACAAATTCAGGTGTTGCTCCTGTTATCGTTAATATTTATTTAAGTACACAACTACCAGGAGGTGTTGTAGGAGAAAGAGTTCCACTTTCTGGTGCTATAGATCCTTATGCTTCGGAAACTTCCTTAGTTCCAGCAGGTAACAATTTTACGCATACAGTTCCTATGAACGTTTTTCTTCCAGCTGGAAGTGTTTTTCACGTAGAGGTAATTACTCCTTCTTCAAGAAACCAAATGCTCGGGTACAACGATGCGGGTGGCGGTGCTGCAAATGAGACTGCGACAGGCTATATTAATTGTGTAGGCGGAGACTACCTAACTTTAAGCTCAATTGGGTTTGGAGATTTGGCCTCTTTAATTGAAATAAGCGGTACAGAGAGTAACGAATATACCACAGTGCAAACCGCTGGTCAGGCACCTGGGTCTACATTTACTGCTGGTACAACAACAAACACATTTACAACCACTAGACAGAGTGGCGGGACGAGCACATGCTCTTTTGATGTTGTTGT
This Rasiella rasia DNA region includes the following protein-coding sequences:
- a CDS encoding M36 family metallopeptidase, producing MKNSNIPIHRSYWLVVLLAIFTLQVSVSSAQVVKSKSVDTPNIDIEKLLERNDKVQYSVTSEYTSKLSGIHHTYLRQLINGIEVCGTESSIHKNKLGKTVMLHNNFVGDIETTVTNSSVDISPDQAISRVANQMGYALSNLQLKENFGGANQKALYSKSGISKRDIPVQLMYYYREGHGTQLVWELSVLELDDADWWNFRVDAVTGLIIDKDNFMVSCKNDGHTDHEGHNVKNSNNTISFEDLSVLTNECEEENFMMMGSYNVFAMPIETPNHGARTLVTNAENATASPFGWHSNGATSFSDTNGNNVIAREDRDNNNSGGFQPSENTANQLDFDFPLNLTYVDANGQRSQEASITNLFYWNNIIHDVTYQYGFDEVSGNFQWNNNGNGGAEVDPVIAEAQDGSGTCNANFGTPADGGVPLMQMYVCGDRDGSLDNGVVIHEYGHGISNRLTGGPGVANGLQNIEQMGEGWSDYFGLMLTMEPGDQGADQRGIGTWLTGEDITGTGIRTFPYSTDFGVNSLTYDDINSEAQPHGVGTVWASMLWDMTWLMIDAHGYSPDLYTVTGDENIDAGNIQALALVMEGLKLQGSSPGFEDGRDAILAADLAIYNGVNQCYIWEAFANRGMGASASQGSSASTTDGTPAFDLPATIGGFENSIENACLNGGTLTGLTGGFPSGGTYAGPGVTNTGGNTYSFNPISAGVGTHTITYTVNDFCNNNNSTVFSETIAVQDDVLALTCPADMTVQSDTHDVCSAVVVFEYPRAEGDLCDSSNNDLSQNTVSTIGAALDCTDAPSGHLRTFNLTTEGVSRDYTIDGIDIAINTNSGVAPVIVNIYLSTQLPGGVVGERVPLSGAIDPYASETSLVPAGNNFTHTVPMNVFLPAGSVFHVEVITPSSRNQMLGYNDAGGGAANETATGYINCVGGDYLTLSSIGFGDLASLIEISGTESNEYTTVQTAGQAPGSTFTAGTTTNTFTTTRQSGGTSTCSFDVVVKGKSTIFAGGVWNPVVPSAGSNAQFSDNFTTTAEGNVNACSCEIDSGATVTVAAGDFLNIYGDITVDGTLIVAHQGSIVQVDPSAVVTKTGTINVEVTTPVLQTRDFMVMGSPMDDETRNGVFSSAFLVLDHDPDMFNPNTHPNIPQGATNFKDLEGDYWSIYSGDINPGEGYIVRPQSGYGDPANTTFDMTYAAGTLNNGTVNRPMIYNSTNSPAGTPNTYSNPYASAIDADKFIQDNGLNALYFWEHLTPPTVIVPGESIMFDMDDVSVRNFGGGVAANNDNPANIPNGVISTGQGFAIKATSNGSVNFTNDMRLTTGNTTLRSNELEVDRLWLHLESNTYGLANNLLIGFNPAATDGWDNGYDTDRLASSVGLYSHLDVGTGTGEEQMAIQTRGAFQSSEKIHVGFSSLIEEHTLYTISLSNYEGSNLSDTSIYLYDSHMNVMTDLTQGDYEFRSSKATNNRRFTVSFEPDNVLATGAAALENITMFPNPTDGVLNITAPGTTIETIKIYDVRGRAIILVHTDATQHYQLDMSQLGTAMYFVEITTPAGKVTKRIVRE